The nucleotide window ACCATCATGAACATTCTCATCATTTAGAGAATGATGGCTTTATTTCCCTTTCTTTTCAGAGCGATCGCCCCTTTGATATCGTCAAGTTTGAAAAATTTATTGCTGAACAAATGCCAGAAGAAGTTTTTCGAGCAAAAGGTATTCTTTGGTTAAATGGGAGTGAATTACGCCACATCTTTCAACTGAGCGGAAATCGATATGACATGAAATCAGACCGTTGGAAGACTCCCCCTAGTAACCAATTAGTTTTTATCGGTCGTCACCTAGACAACGGTAAAATTAGCCAACAGTTAAATGACTGCTTGGTATCTTCAGAAACTCCCTCAAAATTCATAAAATTATAATTTTGTGAGAGTTTTGTCTTGTTTTAACATCTATTCAAAACATAAATTATGACCTTATCTAAGTCCGAACGTAGTATCATCAATTCTTCTCAGCATTCTCTTCCTCCTTTAACGACAGAACATCATTCTCCTGTCTCTGAAGCGGATATGATTCAAGCGGTACGGACTTTACTTCTAGGATTAGGAGAAGATCCGGATCGGGAAGGTTTAAGAGATACGCCAAAAAGAGTCGTTAAAGCTTTAAAATTTCTCACATCAGGCTATCATCAATCCCTAGATGAATTGCTTAATGGAGCAGTTTTTGGAGAAGATACTAATGAAATGGTATTGGTTAGAGATATTGATTTATTTAGTTCCTGTGAACATCATATTTTGCCTATTTTAGGACGCGCTCATGTTGCTTATATTCCTAATGGAAAAGTAATTGGACTCTCAAAAATTGCACGGATTTGTGAAATGTATGCTAGACGTTTACAGGTTCAAGAACGATTGACGGCACAAATTGCTGATGCACTTCAAGGATTACTTAAACCTCAAGGGGTTGCTGTTGTTATTGAAGCAACTCATATGTGTATGGTAATGCGTGGCGTACAAAAACCAGGATCTTGGACTTCTACGAGTGCGGTGCGGGGTGTCTTTGCGGAAGATGCTAAAACCCGTCAAGAATTCATGAGTTTGATTCGTCATAATCCGGCATTTCATTAATTGAACTTTTGCAATAACCTTTGCGTGCCTTTGTGGAGATGGGTAATTGCTCATCTCTACTTTATGTAAAGTCTCTAGTTGTAGTCAAAAAATATGTGGGCAATTCTCAGTGGTATTGAAGGAAATTTAGCGGCGTATAATGCCGTATTAGAAGATATTAAACGTCAAAAAATGTCAATTGAAGATCTGTATATTTTAGGAGATTTAATTGCTGCTAATCCAGAGAGTGAAAAAGTTGTGCAACGGATTCGTTTTCCTGATACCAATGAACTCCAACCCCAGGTTTGTCTGGGTTGGTGGGAAGAACAATGCTTGATTTTGCATGGTTTAAGTGCCACTGCCGAACCAACAGAATTATTAGAAAAATATGGCCCAGATACAGTTAAAAAACTCTGGGAATCAATATCCCTAGAAACGGCTCAATGGTTACGTTCTTTAAACTTCGGTTTTGTTGAATTGGATTGCTTATTGATTCATGGCAGTAGCATCAGTGTTAGTGAGGAATTAACCCTAAAAACTCCTCCTTGGCAAATGTTAGAGCGCTTACAAAGAATGGAGGTGAATACTCTTTTTTGTGGTCGTTCGGGTCAGGTTTTTGAATATCATTTACAAGGGGGTTCTATTGTCTCTTCAGTGACGACTCTAGAGGGACAAAATCGAGCAAATACTTCAACAGATTTATCCAAACGAGTGATCGGCGTTGGTAATGTGGGAGGAACTCCAGGTTTTGCTACCTACACCTTATTTAACCCTAACAATAATCAGATCCAGTTTCAAACTGTCCACTATAGTTGAATGTCTCTAAAATAAAATAGTCTCTTATTTTCTCTCCTAGATTAAGATTCAATGGTCTAGTGTTAGACGAATCCGTTTCCCTTCGGGTAGATGCAATTCTATGCTAAGTACCTGGACATAAATAAAGTTCACTATTCAAAAAAATTGAAAAATAAGCCTTATAGGATAGAGGTACTATATTCCTTTGATAAAACTAAATTGTACGTCCAAAACCCACAGTTTATCCCTCTTTTATCACTTTGGGCCAAAGTGCTCCCGATAATTTTTATCGACGGGCTAAGACCCAGAAAGTCCGTTAAAATGGGAAAAACTCGCATTTTTTGCGAGTTTTCTTCAATCGGAGCGGCGGGATTTGAACCCACGACCCCTACTACCCCAAAGTCGCTGTCTTATTTATAAAACTCTTATCATAAAAAGCTTTTATTTAATTTTAAAAAAGTATCATACCCAATTTATACCCATTTTTGACCTCACTAGAACCACAGAAAATTTCTTTAACTACATCTTAATACTGCTAAGGATTTACTCGAATCTCTGTTTCATGTGCTTCCCCTTACTTCTTTGCTCTCCTCAACAAACAACTCAAAATCATTGAAGCATTGAACTATATCCGAATTTGGCTAACGCCTTTTTTTTAGGCAAGTGCTGGTCGTTTCAGAAAGCACCAGCCATCAATCTAACAATTTACTTAATCCAGGAGTAAAAATCATGTACGCTACAATCAATGAATTTCTCTTCCCAATCTTTCTTTTCACTGTTTATTTGTGTGTTATGTCTAACTTGATTTACCGACCACAGAA belongs to Gloeothece citriformis PCC 7424 and includes:
- the folE gene encoding GTP cyclohydrolase I FolE, which gives rise to MTLSKSERSIINSSQHSLPPLTTEHHSPVSEADMIQAVRTLLLGLGEDPDREGLRDTPKRVVKALKFLTSGYHQSLDELLNGAVFGEDTNEMVLVRDIDLFSSCEHHILPILGRAHVAYIPNGKVIGLSKIARICEMYARRLQVQERLTAQIADALQGLLKPQGVAVVIEATHMCMVMRGVQKPGSWTSTSAVRGVFAEDAKTRQEFMSLIRHNPAFH
- a CDS encoding metallo-dependent phosphatase, producing MWAILSGIEGNLAAYNAVLEDIKRQKMSIEDLYILGDLIAANPESEKVVQRIRFPDTNELQPQVCLGWWEEQCLILHGLSATAEPTELLEKYGPDTVKKLWESISLETAQWLRSLNFGFVELDCLLIHGSSISVSEELTLKTPPWQMLERLQRMEVNTLFCGRSGQVFEYHLQGGSIVSSVTTLEGQNRANTSTDLSKRVIGVGNVGGTPGFATYTLFNPNNNQIQFQTVHYS